GCCGATGAACGTGCCCCGCAGGCCGACGGTGGTAACGCCCGCGGGCCCGCGGCTGCAGCAGCCGACGGCGGTGAAGTTGAGCGGGCCGAAAGTCGTGCGAATCGAACAGGCCGAGCAGGTCGAGGCGCCGCGCGCGCGCCGTCCGGTTGCGCCGTCGGGGCCGATGCGCCCGATGGGTCCGCGCCAGGGCGGCGGGGCGGGCGGTCCGGCGGTGGAGGACGATCGCAACCGCACCCCGCGGCGCGGCGAACCCGGGAAGCGTCCGACCGGCGGCGGCGTTCCGGAGCGTCGGCGCGGGCGCACGGGAGACTGGACGGGCCCACCGCAGGGCGTGTTCAGCGAGCAGGACCTGATCGAGCGCGAGGCACGGCTGGCGCGCGCGGGCGGGTTCCTGAAGAAGCGCAAGCAGGACCTCAAGAAGCCCGGGCAGGGCACGGCGAACGTCGGGCCGGCCGAGGGGCGGGTCCGCATCAGCGCGCCGTTCACGATCAAGGACCTGTCGGAGACGACGGGCGTCAAGGCGTCGGAGATCGTGAAGAAGCTCTTCCTGCAAGGGCTGATGAAGAAGATCAACGACCCGATCGAGGTGGAGAAGGCCGTCGAGATCATGATGGATTTCGACGTCGACCTCGAGGTAGTCGAGGCCCGGACGGCGGAGGAGACGGTCTCGGACCAGTTCCTGCAGCGCGAAGTTCGGGACCTGCGGGCGCGCGGGCCCGTGGTGACGATCCTGGGGCACGTGGACCACGGCAAGACGAGCCTGCTCGACAAGATCCGCAACACGAACGTGGCGGCGGGCGAGGCCGGGGGCATCACGCAGAAGACCAGCGCGTTCGTGGCGGAGGTCGAGGTCGAAGGGCAGAATCGCCAGGTGGTGTTCCTCGATACCCCGGGTCACGAGGCGTTCACGTCGATGCGTGCGCGCGGCGCGAAGATGACGGACGTTGTGGTGCTGGTGGTGTCGGCGCCCGAGGGCGTGATGCCGCAGACGGTGGAGAGCATCAACCACGCGCGGGCGGCGAAGGTACCGATGGTGGTGGCGCTGAACAAGGTCGACCGCCCGGACGCGACGGAATCGCAGATCCAGAAGACGCTGGGCGAACTCGCGAAGGCGGGCGTGAACCCGGTGGAATGGGGCGGCGACACGGAAGTGGTGCGCGTCTCGGCGGTGACGGGGCAGGGCATCACGCAGCTGCTCGAAACGCTGGACTACCAGGCGCAGCTGCTGGAACTGAAGGCCGACTTCGACGGGGCGGCCCAGGGCACGGTGGTCGAGGCCAAGATGGAGGAAGGGCGCGGGGCGGTCGCGAACATCATGATCCAGCAGGGCCGCCTGAAGGTCGGCGACTTCATCGTGATGGGCCGGGCGTTCGGACGCGTGCGCGACATCACCGACGACAAGGGCAAGCGCATCAAGGAGGCCGAGCCCCCCAAGCCCGTGCAGGTGTCGGGGCTGGACCTGGTGTGCGACGCGGGCGACAAGTTCTTCGTCACGCGCTCGCTGCGCGAGGCGGAGGACGCGGCCGAGCAGCGGCGCCAGCGCGAGCGTGAGACGCAGCTCGCGCAGCCGAAGCTGACGCTGGACTCGCTCTTCTCGCAGATCCAGACGCAGGAAACGTCGTCGAAGGAGATCCGCATCATCCTGAAGACGGACCAGCAGGGCACGGTGGACGTGCTCAAGAGCGAGTGCGAGAAGATCAAGAGCGAGGAGGTCCGCGTGCGGGTGCTGCACGCGGCGGTTGGCGGGATCATGGAGAGCGACGTCACGCTGGGCGACGCCTCCCGCGCGATCATCATCGGCTTCAACGTCATCCCCTCGGGCAAGGCGCGGGCCATGGCCGAGCAGAAGGGCGTGGAGATCCGCACGTACCAGGTCATCTACGACATCACCGACGACCTCAAGAAGGCGGCCGAGGGCATGCTCGCCCCGGAACTGCGCGAGGAGGTCCTCGGGCACGCCGAGGTCCGCGCCGTCTTCAAGGTCACGAAGGTCGGCAACGTCGCGGGGTGCTACGTCACCGACGGCACGGTGCAGCGCGACGCGCTCATCCGCGTCACGCGCAGCGGGATCGTCATCGAGCACGACCGCAAGCTCTCGCAGCTCAAGCGCGTCAAGGACGATGCCAAGGAGGTCCGTGCCGGCATGGAGTGCGGCATGAAGATCGACGGCTACGACGACATCAAGGAGGGCGACGTGCTCGAGTGCTACCGCAAGGTCGAGGTGAAGCGGTCGCTCTAGGCGCACCCCCGGGGCCATGGTCATCGGCATCCTCCAGTTCGAGCTGCTCATCCCCGGGGCGACGTCCATCAAGGACAAGCGCCGCGTGGTCAGCTCCCTCAAGGACCGCCTGCACCGCGAGCACCAGGTGTCGGTGGCCGAGGTCGGGCTCCAGGATTCCATGAGCGCCTCGCGCCTCGCGCTCGCGATGGTCGGCACCGACGGCCG
Above is a window of Planctomycetota bacterium DNA encoding:
- the infB gene encoding translation initiation factor IF-2 gives rise to the protein MARRVFEIAKDLGVDSKAIVAKCHAEGIPEATVKNHMSTISAGLEQTIREWFSTGAGTATAVETSEKVDIDAVRKRAPSRRRAPVRVEPGATPEHRDTDTTEDEYAPAVEASGAAPAAAPAAGLAVADAPHVTEPASAPRHAPAPVHAGDSGVEVQPASAGPVVEDHGSVSVQTPAPVAAAPAAPVSAPPAAPVVAPPPSTNADAATQVQAPKPPAPAATPPGAGPMRATVSPPRPVPAPPPARVVPPPSEQRPAQPPSGGEGSRPGGGPAPMPVRPPLPVRPAASGPGQGPGPAAAPMNVPRRPTVVTPAGPRLQQPTAVKLSGPKVVRIEQAEQVEAPRARRPVAPSGPMRPMGPRQGGGAGGPAVEDDRNRTPRRGEPGKRPTGGGVPERRRGRTGDWTGPPQGVFSEQDLIEREARLARAGGFLKKRKQDLKKPGQGTANVGPAEGRVRISAPFTIKDLSETTGVKASEIVKKLFLQGLMKKINDPIEVEKAVEIMMDFDVDLEVVEARTAEETVSDQFLQREVRDLRARGPVVTILGHVDHGKTSLLDKIRNTNVAAGEAGGITQKTSAFVAEVEVEGQNRQVVFLDTPGHEAFTSMRARGAKMTDVVVLVVSAPEGVMPQTVESINHARAAKVPMVVALNKVDRPDATESQIQKTLGELAKAGVNPVEWGGDTEVVRVSAVTGQGITQLLETLDYQAQLLELKADFDGAAQGTVVEAKMEEGRGAVANIMIQQGRLKVGDFIVMGRAFGRVRDITDDKGKRIKEAEPPKPVQVSGLDLVCDAGDKFFVTRSLREAEDAAEQRRQRERETQLAQPKLTLDSLFSQIQTQETSSKEIRIILKTDQQGTVDVLKSECEKIKSEEVRVRVLHAAVGGIMESDVTLGDASRAIIIGFNVIPSGKARAMAEQKGVEIRTYQVIYDITDDLKKAAEGMLAPELREEVLGHAEVRAVFKVTKVGNVAGCYVTDGTVQRDALIRVTRSGIVIEHDRKLSQLKRVKDDAKEVRAGMECGMKIDGYDDIKEGDVLECYRKVEVKRSL